The Candidatus Endomicrobium procryptotermitis genomic sequence AGAAATGGAAAAATATAGAAATTAGAGAATCCGGAAATGCCGAAGAAATGGCCACAATGCAGTCAAGCATAGCAATTGCTGCTTTACTTTCTCTGATGTTTATATTTATGGTTCTTGCTAGCTTATACGAGTCGGTAATAACGCCTTTTACGATTATGACGGCGCTGCCGCTAGGAATTATCGGTGGAATTATAGCGTTGCTTATTGCGGGACAGCCGATAGACATGTTTACGTTGATAGGAATGATAATGCTTCTGGGCATAGTCGCCAAAAACTCAATTTTGCTTGTTGACTACATACAACAGCAAATGCGCGCCGGTGTAGATATAGACAATGCAATAATAAAAGCTGGTTCCATAAGACTTCGTCCGATTCTAATGACTTCGTTTGCTCTTATCGCTGGAATGATGCCGACGGCACTAGGGCTTTCCGAAGTTGGGCAGTTCAGAAAAGGCATGGGTATAGTAGTTATTGGAGGCATTATAGCCTCTACGGTACTTACGCTTATAATTGTTCCCGCAATATTTGAATATATGGAAATATTCAGACGTTTTTTAAGAAAAACTTTCAGCCGTCCGAGAAAGAGGATGATAGACTATACGGAAGAAAAATTAAAAGACAAAGGCTTAGCATAACAGAGACAAAATCGAAAAATTGTATATCTGTCCGCTTTAAAAAATTAAATTCTGCATTATAATGTTCTTAGCACAAGGAATGGATTTATAAACACAATATAAATAAATGCTCTTTCAATTTTTCAGGTTCTACATCTGCCGTCATTTTTTTAATTTTTCGGCAAATACGCTAAAGAATATCTTAAAATACCGGGTTGAAAAATATCAATCAAAGCCTTGTATATAATACAAGTATCATTTCTTGTTCCAAAATTTTTCGTCTTCGTTGTGTTTCTTTGGAAATGTCCATTGCTATCACCTCTTTTATTATATCTTAAAAAGGATTATAGATTATATCTATTTTGACCTTAACGGCTCTCTTGACTTTTTTTTTGCAATATGGTACATTTATACAGATAAATTGATAATTGACGGTTGGGGCAAAGGCGTCCTAGAAAATAATCTTCACAGATTATTTAAGGATGCTTTTTTTGTTATACGGGGAGGACTACATGTTAAAAGAAGGGGAATTACGAATTCCTGCCGGCTGTGCGATTAGCGGAATCATAGATAAAAAAGGCAATAGGTTCGGCGGGCAGGAAATAATTAAATCCATCGCTTTAATGCATGACCGTTCAAACGGTTTAGGTGGCGGTTTCGCCGCTTACGGCATATATCCACAGTATAAAGATTTATTTGCGCTGCACATATTTTATGACGACTTAAATATTAAAATGCAGACGGAAGAGTTTCTTGCGAGACATTTTGATATTGAAAGTGCCGGAAATATACCCACAAGTCAGGTTCCTACCGTAAAAAATAAGCCTTTGATATGGCGTTATTTCGTTCATCCAAGAACTTATATGGTAAAGGAAGGTTTTATGGATGATAAAGAGTTTACCGCAAGATGTGTAATAAGAATAAATAAAGAATATACGGGCGCATACGTTTTTTCCAGCGGGAAAAATATGGGAGTGTTTAAGGGTGTCGGTTATCCAGAAGATATAGGTGAATTTTTTATGCTGGATACCTATGAAGCTTATATGTGGACAGCACATGGAAGATTTCCGACAAATACGCCCGGCTGGTGGGGAGGAGCACATCCTTTTACCATGCTTAACTGGTCGGTAGTGCATAATGGAGAAATTTCTTCTTATGATGCCAACAGACGTTTTGTTGAAATGTTTGGATATAAATGCACCCTTCAAACCGATACTGAAGTAATAACTTATCTGTTTGATCTTCTTATAAGAAAACATGGGCTTCCAATAGAAAAAGCCATAGAAATTATGGTCGCTCCTTTTTGGGACGATATAGAAAAAGTGAATAAAGATTTGCAAAATGAGCTTAAAAGTCTCAGAGCCGTTTATTCAAGCGCTTTGATAAATGGTCCTTTTTCGATAATACTCGGTTATGAAAAAGGAATGATTGCTTTAAACGACAGAATCAAACTGCGTTCTTTGGTCGCGGCCGAAAAAGGCGACAGAACTTATGTCGCAAGCGAAGAAAGCGCAATAAGAATCATTTGCGCAGATCCCGAAAGAGTGTGGTTGCCCAGAGGCGGGGAACCTGTAGTTGCTTTACTTGAAGACGATATTCAAGGAGGACAAAATGAGCATAGATTTTAATACTCCCG encodes the following:
- a CDS encoding glutamine amidotransferase family protein, which produces MLKEGELRIPAGCAISGIIDKKGNRFGGQEIIKSIALMHDRSNGLGGGFAAYGIYPQYKDLFALHIFYDDLNIKMQTEEFLARHFDIESAGNIPTSQVPTVKNKPLIWRYFVHPRTYMVKEGFMDDKEFTARCVIRINKEYTGAYVFSSGKNMGVFKGVGYPEDIGEFFMLDTYEAYMWTAHGRFPTNTPGWWGGAHPFTMLNWSVVHNGEISSYDANRRFVEMFGYKCTLQTDTEVITYLFDLLIRKHGLPIEKAIEIMVAPFWDDIEKVNKDLQNELKSLRAVYSSALINGPFSIILGYEKGMIALNDRIKLRSLVAAEKGDRTYVASEESAIRIICADPERVWLPRGGEPVVALLEDDIQGGQNEHRF